From the Platichthys flesus chromosome 6, fPlaFle2.1, whole genome shotgun sequence genome, one window contains:
- the LOC133955226 gene encoding uncharacterized protein LOC133955226 isoform X1 produces MAAEPSEMILRVIEADRVIKLKLSSRPSSVDQLINILKHKLELDNDFSLHYEDPDFDGKLTSLVDINELPQKAVLHISLSNDSSSVASTETLSDVSTPERLSRWPSGPFPIPSFSFVVEVMLTEGNREFEKNGTPLRLARDQKHDILEQLASTIYGFKAYPSDKELAKAAEALVAKHPCLKEAGSDTGWNGWKNSIKFKMGNYRTKMRRVGCKEVTVNAGKRSRRNPDNEPSHTNIKRPKRAEVNFLPNFPKGEDSSSLEHLRDLIVEELKKTERNLPLISKMMQTTFALRRQTIVMSCPPVKQLLDLWPALRMQSEVFAEFQRITNQNLSNTFYAELDRHIPRLMALFRQKASRTGKNADALAEIFKVHDEQVLHDIHSRRTTVLHALPVYLREDTSGFFQTCVDGLDEPGFGDASVALLTTLSDNSMSRVHYQPEKISVVLEGEVVATLPRLADAFLVMFGLTYALHLSYPKGLTNTFEFAQKILLGLEECKLSPRLQSLKNDLMGQV; encoded by the exons ATGGCAGCTGAACCTTCAGAAATGATCCTCCGTGTCATTGAGGCAGACCGTgttataaaattaaaactcagCTCCCGGCCTAGCTCTGTTGACCAACTAATCAACATTTTGAAACACAAACTAGAATTGGACAATGACTTTAGCTTACACTATgaagatccagattttgatgggAAACTCACTTCACTAGTGGACATTAACGAGTTGCCACAAAAAGCTGTTCTTCATATTTCCCTTTCAAATGATTCCAGCTCTGTTGCATCAACTGAAACACTCTCAGACGTGTCAACACCGGAACGTCTTAGCAGATGGCCTTCAGGTCCTTTTCCAATTccatcattttcatttgttgttgagGTAATGCTTACAGAAGGCAATAGGGAATTTGAGAAAAATGGAACCCCTCTTCGGCTGGCTAGAGACCAAAAGCATGACATTCTTGAGCAACTTGCTTCTACTATATATGGTTTTAAGGCTTACCCAAGTGACAAAGAGTTAGCTAAGGCAGCTGAAGCTCTTGTGGCCAAACATCCATGTTTAAAGGAAGCAGGATCTGACACTGGATGGAATGGCTGGAAAAACAGCATCAAGTTTAAAATGGGTAACTACAGGACCAAGATGAGAAGGGTCGGCTGTAAAGAGGTCACCGTAAATGCTGGAAAGAGAAGCCGAAGAAACCCTGACAATGAACCTTCACACACTAACATCAAAAGGCCCAAGCGGGCAGAAGTTAACTTTCTGCCAAACTTTCCCAAAGGAGAAGATTCCTCAAGTCTCGAACATTTGAGGGATCTTATTGTTGAAGAATTAAAGAAGACTGAGAGAAACCTTCCTCTCATTAGTAAGATGATGCAGACCACATTTGCCTTGCGGCGACAGACAATAGTGATGTCCTGCCCACCAGTGAAACAGCTCTTGGACCTGTGGCCTGCTCTTCGCATGCAGTCTGAG GTGTTTGCAGAGTTCCAGCGGATAACTAACCAGAACCTGTCTAACACATTCTATGCCGAACTTGATCGCCACATTCCTCGTTTGATGGCTTTATTCCGACAAAAGGCTTCTAGAACTGGAAAGAATGCAGATGCTTTGGCTGAAATTTTCAAAGTCCATGATGAACAg GTATTACATGATATCCACTCAAGGCGTACCACTGTTCTCCATGCCCTTCCTGTGTATCTGCGTGAAGATACCTCCGGATTTTTCCAAACATGTGTG GATGGTTTGGATGAGCCAGGTTTTGGGGATGCGTCAGTTGCTCTCCTTACAACACTCAGCGACAATTCAATGAGTCGAGTTCACTACCAACCAGAGAAAATCTCAGTTGTCCTAGAGGGTGAAGTGGTGGCCACCCTCCCGAGACTCGCTGATGCCTTTCTGGTAATGTTCGGCCTTACCTATGCACTACATCTCAGCTATCCCAAAGGACTGACCAACACCTTCGAATTTGCTCAGAAAATTTTACTTGGTCTGGAAGAATGTAAATTGTCACCCAGACTGCAGTCGCTGAAGAATGACTTGATGGGACAAGTGTAG
- the LOC133955226 gene encoding uncharacterized protein LOC133955226 isoform X2 — translation MALFRQKASRTGKNADALAEIFKVHDEQVLHDIHSRRTTVLHALPVYLREDTSGFFQTCVDGLDEPGFGDASVALLTTLSDNSMSRVHYQPEKISVVLEGEVVATLPRLADAFLVMFGLTYALHLSYPKGLTNTFEFAQKILLGLEECKLSPRLQSLKNDLMGQV, via the exons ATGGCTTTATTCCGACAAAAGGCTTCTAGAACTGGAAAGAATGCAGATGCTTTGGCTGAAATTTTCAAAGTCCATGATGAACAg GTATTACATGATATCCACTCAAGGCGTACCACTGTTCTCCATGCCCTTCCTGTGTATCTGCGTGAAGATACCTCCGGATTTTTCCAAACATGTGTG GATGGTTTGGATGAGCCAGGTTTTGGGGATGCGTCAGTTGCTCTCCTTACAACACTCAGCGACAATTCAATGAGTCGAGTTCACTACCAACCAGAGAAAATCTCAGTTGTCCTAGAGGGTGAAGTGGTGGCCACCCTCCCGAGACTCGCTGATGCCTTTCTGGTAATGTTCGGCCTTACCTATGCACTACATCTCAGCTATCCCAAAGGACTGACCAACACCTTCGAATTTGCTCAGAAAATTTTACTTGGTCTGGAAGAATGTAAATTGTCACCCAGACTGCAGTCGCTGAAGAATGACTTGATGGGACAAGTGTAG